A region of Streptomyces halobius DNA encodes the following proteins:
- a CDS encoding PadR family transcriptional regulator, whose amino-acid sequence MADVRLTTSSYLVLGIIDKLGEASAYDVKGEAARTVAPFWSVPHAQVYAQCDRLLEAGLLSQVRQESGRNRRVLALTERGQAALEEWLDNPEFVPVEARERGILKLWFGGRPEVLAPVQLDEHRRTLRSYEELADEVGELLEPGQREALEFGIRYERMMVDFWKWVRRREERTAGS is encoded by the coding sequence ATGGCTGACGTGCGGTTGACGACCTCCTCCTACCTGGTGCTCGGGATCATCGACAAGCTGGGCGAGGCGAGTGCCTACGATGTGAAGGGGGAGGCGGCGCGGACGGTGGCGCCGTTCTGGTCGGTGCCGCACGCGCAGGTGTACGCGCAGTGCGACCGGCTGCTGGAAGCGGGTCTGCTGTCGCAGGTACGGCAGGAAAGCGGACGCAACCGCAGAGTGCTGGCGCTGACCGAGCGGGGCCAGGCCGCCCTTGAGGAGTGGCTCGACAATCCCGAGTTCGTGCCGGTGGAGGCGAGGGAACGCGGCATCCTGAAGCTGTGGTTCGGGGGCCGACCGGAAGTGCTGGCCCCGGTTCAGCTGGACGAGCACCGGCGCACCCTGCGTTCGTACGAGGAACTCGCCGACGAGGTAGGGGAGTTGCTGGAGCCGGGGCAGCGCGAGGCGCTGGAGTTCGGGATCCGTTACGAGCGGATGATGGTCGACTTCTGGAAGTGGGTGCGGCGCCGGGAAGAGCGTACGGCGGGCTCCTGA
- a CDS encoding DUF2306 domain-containing protein, translated as MRLPTKRTWRRGAAIAVTVVCVAYAPIAMTELWPYARSGAPAFGEWLLSRAVSPRYVADALATRIEPYRHSLLPMILHSVLGGVLMLLGPAQLLTAARRRTRLHHALGVVFAVTVYASMAGAGLYLVRTAPEDAFSGAAFWIVLATILVGTVLSVTFGILAAVGGFPDLHQRWMLLCYGFLLTAPLLRLEWGGLPLLLPGLSMAEINQVAIMHLGSVVAFGALIASRTLDRRTTVDGVSGSWAPLPVLAAAHLAGAAALTWIASSYLDFGATGRRLLLAYLLPYAVTYVVMVTSARRAGRQGRTWAREEWRLHLTALCLAPVLSVGAAPVFERTLGLDHHTALSAGVTIGCGLLAVAATSVVSLRVMYARELRKRAAVPVARPTSPTASPIP; from the coding sequence GTGCGTCTTCCGACGAAAAGGACCTGGCGCCGTGGTGCTGCGATCGCGGTGACGGTCGTGTGCGTCGCCTACGCGCCGATCGCGATGACCGAACTGTGGCCGTACGCTCGCTCCGGCGCCCCCGCGTTCGGCGAGTGGCTGCTGTCCCGCGCCGTCTCGCCGCGCTATGTCGCCGACGCCCTGGCCACCAGGATCGAGCCCTACCGGCACAGTCTGCTGCCGATGATCCTGCACTCGGTGCTCGGTGGCGTACTCATGCTCCTCGGCCCTGCGCAGCTGCTGACGGCAGCGCGGCGGCGTACCCGGCTGCACCACGCGCTCGGCGTGGTCTTCGCGGTCACGGTGTACGCCTCGATGGCGGGCGCCGGACTGTACCTGGTGCGCACCGCTCCCGAAGACGCCTTCAGCGGGGCGGCGTTCTGGATCGTGCTCGCCACCATACTGGTGGGCACCGTGCTGAGTGTGACCTTCGGCATCCTGGCCGCCGTCGGCGGCTTTCCGGACCTGCACCAGCGGTGGATGCTGCTGTGCTACGGCTTTCTGCTGACCGCGCCCCTGCTGCGCCTGGAGTGGGGCGGTCTGCCGTTGCTGCTGCCGGGGCTGTCCATGGCCGAGATCAACCAGGTGGCGATCATGCATCTGGGGTCGGTGGTCGCCTTCGGCGCTCTCATCGCCTCGCGCACCCTGGACCGGCGCACGACGGTTGACGGGGTGTCCGGGTCGTGGGCCCCGCTGCCGGTGCTGGCCGCGGCCCACCTGGCCGGCGCCGCCGCTCTGACCTGGATCGCCTCCTCGTACCTGGACTTCGGAGCGACGGGGCGGCGTCTGCTGCTCGCCTACTTGTTGCCGTACGCCGTCACGTACGTCGTCATGGTCACCAGCGCTCGGCGAGCGGGGCGGCAGGGGCGCACCTGGGCCCGGGAGGAGTGGCGGCTGCACCTGACGGCACTGTGTCTGGCCCCGGTGCTGTCGGTCGGCGCGGCCCCGGTCTTCGAGCGCACCCTCGGCCTCGACCACCACACGGCGCTGTCCGCCGGCGTCACCATCGGGTGCGGACTCCTCGCCGTCGCGGCGACCTCGGTGGTGAGCCTCCGTGTCATGTACGCCCGCGAGCTGCGCAAGCGGGCCGCCGTTCCTGTCGCCCGGCCCACCTCCCCCACCGCCTCACCCATCCCGTGA
- a CDS encoding AMP-dependent synthetase/ligase, which produces MREITVPSLETAPRVGGLADSVFGHAEKTPDRVLFGRKVDGRWRDVTANEFRDEVLALAKGLLAQGIRFGDRVAVMSRTRYEWTLFDFALWSIGAEPVPVYPTASAEQLAWILHDTHAQGCVVEHEDHAMTLASVIDRLPGLTRVWQLDAGAVDILVADGERIGDDVVHRHRLAVTPDAVATIIYTSGTTGQPRGCVLTHGNFMAECDNLIARWRPIFEPPNGDQPSTLLFLPLAHVFGRMIQVGAVRAGGCLGHQPDMSAEALLPDFAAFRPTFVLAVPYVFEKVFNSARFKAETEGNLAAFDRAVDVAVRYAEARERSAFGKGPGPSPALRLQHLFFDTFVYGKVREAMGGRVQNAVSGGSTMGRRLGLFFEGAGVTIYEGYGLTESTAAATANPPGEVRFGTVGRPVPGMSLRLGDDGEIMLRGDTVFSGYLGDSEATAQALKDGWLATGDLGSLDEDGYLTITGRKKELIVTASGKNLSPAILEERVREHPLIEHCIVVGNDRPFVAALVTLDLQALEQWLSLRGKRPFDIAYPDPDMVRDPDLEAEIRRAISAANTLVSKAESIRAHRILPTPFTEENGLMTPSRKIKRRAIETAYARVIDAIYAR; this is translated from the coding sequence GTGCGCGAAATCACCGTGCCGTCCCTGGAGACAGCGCCCCGTGTCGGCGGCCTTGCCGATTCGGTCTTCGGCCATGCCGAGAAGACACCGGACAGGGTGCTCTTCGGCCGCAAGGTGGACGGCCGGTGGCGGGATGTGACCGCTAACGAGTTCCGCGACGAGGTACTGGCCCTTGCCAAGGGGCTGCTCGCCCAGGGCATCCGCTTCGGCGACCGGGTGGCCGTCATGTCCCGTACCCGGTACGAGTGGACGCTCTTCGACTTCGCCTTGTGGAGCATCGGCGCCGAGCCCGTCCCCGTCTACCCCACCGCCTCCGCCGAGCAGCTCGCCTGGATCCTGCACGACACCCACGCCCAGGGCTGCGTCGTCGAGCACGAGGACCATGCGATGACCCTCGCCTCGGTCATCGACCGGCTTCCCGGGCTCACCCGGGTGTGGCAGCTCGACGCCGGCGCCGTCGACATCCTGGTGGCGGACGGCGAGCGGATCGGCGACGACGTGGTGCACCGCCACCGGCTCGCCGTCACACCCGACGCCGTCGCGACCATCATCTACACCTCCGGCACCACAGGACAGCCCCGGGGATGCGTCCTCACGCACGGCAACTTCATGGCCGAGTGCGACAACCTCATCGCCCGCTGGCGCCCCATCTTCGAGCCTCCGAACGGCGATCAGCCGTCCACCCTCCTCTTCCTGCCCCTCGCCCATGTCTTCGGACGGATGATCCAGGTCGGGGCCGTCCGGGCCGGGGGGTGCCTCGGCCACCAGCCCGACATGTCTGCCGAGGCGCTGTTGCCGGACTTCGCCGCTTTCCGGCCCACCTTCGTCCTCGCCGTCCCCTACGTCTTCGAGAAGGTCTTCAACTCGGCCCGCTTCAAGGCCGAAACGGAGGGGAACCTCGCGGCATTCGACCGGGCCGTGGACGTCGCCGTCCGCTACGCGGAAGCACGGGAGCGGTCCGCCTTCGGCAAGGGACCCGGACCTTCCCCGGCGCTCCGTCTGCAACACCTCTTCTTCGACACCTTCGTCTACGGCAAGGTGCGCGAGGCGATGGGCGGCCGGGTGCAGAACGCCGTGAGCGGCGGCTCCACGATGGGCCGCAGGCTCGGACTGTTCTTCGAGGGAGCGGGGGTGACCATCTACGAAGGCTACGGCCTCACCGAGTCCACCGCCGCCGCGACCGCCAACCCGCCCGGCGAGGTCCGCTTCGGCACCGTTGGCCGTCCCGTCCCCGGCATGAGCCTGCGCCTGGGCGACGACGGTGAGATCATGCTGCGCGGGGACACCGTCTTCTCCGGCTACCTGGGCGACTCAGAGGCCACGGCGCAGGCCCTGAAGGACGGCTGGCTGGCCACGGGCGACCTCGGCTCCCTCGACGAGGACGGCTACCTCACCATCACCGGCCGCAAGAAGGAGCTCATCGTCACCGCCAGCGGCAAGAACCTGTCGCCCGCGATCCTCGAAGAGCGCGTACGGGAACACCCGCTCATCGAGCACTGCATCGTCGTCGGCAACGACCGGCCGTTCGTGGCCGCCCTGGTGACCCTGGACCTGCAGGCGCTGGAGCAGTGGCTGTCCCTGCGCGGCAAGCGGCCGTTCGACATCGCATACCCGGACCCGGACATGGTGCGCGACCCCGACCTGGAAGCCGAGATCCGCAGGGCGATCAGCGCCGCCAACACCCTGGTCTCGAAGGCCGAGTCCATCCGGGCCCACCGCATCCTGCCCACCCCCTTCACCGAGGAGAACGGCCTGATGACGCCCTCGCGCAAGATCAAGCGCCGCGCGATCGAGACGGCCTACGCCCGGGTGATCGATGCCATCTACGCACGCTGA
- a CDS encoding DUF1479 domain-containing protein, which yields MTLAAESHQAPVLPHWEETPDDLGAAIREIKPALRARIEASGRTVQEVLAIIEEHIETRIAEIEAERERGEEVWPVLDYDAIHDGTVTPTDMAKIKRRGCLVVRGHFPREQALAWDADIVDYVGRNGFFENYAGPGDDFFGSVGSKPEIYPVYWSRAQMQARQSERMATVQSFLNSFWKHTSDGTQWFDPDRDALYPDRIRRRPPGTDSSGLGTHCDPGTLDLWMTEEYQKAFRHLFDGSAEKYDPWDAAHRTTGPQYPGSTMCSAFRTFQGWTALSDMDADQGVLHTVPIPEIMAYLLLRPLLPDVPEDSMCGVTVNQVFPVTKRWHPMLYRALTPIPDVRAGDSVWWHCDMIHSVAPVKDQKGWGNVMYIPAAPWCPRNERYADEVRAAFLTGSSPSDFPSEHYERTWTGRSTLDDLNRIGRRGMTLD from the coding sequence ATGACGCTCGCCGCCGAGTCACACCAAGCACCCGTCCTGCCGCACTGGGAGGAGACCCCGGACGACCTCGGGGCCGCCATCCGCGAGATCAAGCCCGCACTGCGCGCCCGCATCGAAGCCTCGGGCCGCACGGTCCAGGAGGTGCTCGCGATCATCGAAGAGCACATCGAGACCCGTATCGCCGAGATCGAGGCCGAGCGGGAACGCGGTGAGGAGGTGTGGCCGGTCCTGGACTACGACGCGATCCACGACGGAACCGTCACGCCGACGGACATGGCCAAAATCAAGCGGCGGGGGTGCCTCGTCGTACGCGGCCACTTCCCGCGCGAGCAGGCGCTGGCCTGGGACGCCGACATCGTCGACTACGTCGGGCGCAACGGGTTCTTCGAGAACTACGCCGGTCCCGGCGACGACTTCTTCGGCAGCGTCGGCTCCAAGCCCGAGATCTACCCCGTCTACTGGTCCCGGGCCCAGATGCAGGCGCGGCAGTCCGAGCGCATGGCCACGGTCCAGTCCTTCCTCAATTCGTTCTGGAAGCACACCTCCGACGGCACGCAGTGGTTCGACCCCGACCGCGATGCGCTGTACCCCGACCGCATCCGCCGCCGTCCGCCCGGGACGGACTCCTCCGGCCTGGGCACCCACTGCGACCCGGGCACCCTGGACCTGTGGATGACCGAGGAGTACCAGAAGGCCTTCCGGCACCTCTTCGACGGCTCCGCCGAGAAGTACGACCCCTGGGACGCCGCCCACCGCACCACCGGACCCCAGTACCCGGGCTCCACCATGTGCTCCGCGTTCCGCACCTTCCAGGGCTGGACCGCACTGTCGGACATGGACGCCGACCAGGGCGTGCTGCACACGGTGCCGATACCCGAAATCATGGCCTACTTGCTGCTGCGGCCCCTGCTGCCGGACGTCCCCGAAGACTCCATGTGCGGCGTGACCGTCAACCAGGTCTTCCCCGTCACCAAGCGCTGGCACCCGATGCTGTATCGAGCCCTGACCCCGATCCCCGACGTGCGCGCGGGCGACTCGGTCTGGTGGCACTGCGACATGATCCACAGCGTGGCCCCGGTCAAGGACCAGAAGGGGTGGGGCAACGTCATGTACATCCCCGCCGCCCCCTGGTGCCCCCGCAACGAGCGCTACGCCGACGAAGTCCGCGCAGCCTTCCTCACCGGCTCCAGCCCCAGCGACTTCCCCTCCGAGCACTACGAGCGCACCTGGACCGGCCGCTCCACCCTCGACGACCTCAACCGCATCGGCCGCCGCGGCATGACCCTGGACTGA
- a CDS encoding ROK family transcriptional regulator: protein MAPRKPSLEMLRALTDENVLRSLMTHPRLTRAEISACTGISKPTISDSVRRLSEAGLVIDTGERTTGRGRVGSYYSLAPQLGTALVASITPHEVVAEAVDALGDVQGEVHTALGPSAGVQLATESLAAAVGRLAEQTTGELRTAVVSAADPVDRTTGRLVHLPDAPFLVGDLDPPAVLATRVTGPVLVDNDVNWAARAEHHAGCAAGVDDFIYLHLGEGLGCAVVNDGAVRRGHHGLVGEIAHLCTAGPDETAMPFTEVFAALGLRRPASTAIDVTALQALLDGDDKQTEQTCTALARAIGGVLAAAVSLADPQMIVIGGEWGGHPRMVTAIDDHFSHTPRPVPVTAAALASPELAGARTRAVEELRSLIVQSALPTADQ, encoded by the coding sequence ATGGCCCCACGGAAACCGTCGCTGGAGATGCTGCGCGCCCTGACCGATGAGAACGTGTTGCGCTCCCTCATGACGCACCCGCGCCTGACCCGGGCGGAGATCTCCGCCTGCACCGGCATCTCCAAGCCCACGATCTCCGACAGCGTCCGACGCCTGAGCGAAGCCGGCCTGGTCATCGACACCGGTGAACGCACCACCGGGCGAGGACGCGTCGGCTCGTACTACTCACTCGCCCCGCAGCTCGGCACCGCACTGGTGGCCAGCATCACGCCGCACGAGGTGGTGGCCGAAGCCGTCGACGCGCTCGGCGATGTCCAAGGAGAGGTGCACACCGCACTGGGGCCGAGCGCGGGAGTGCAGCTGGCCACCGAGTCCCTCGCCGCGGCAGTCGGCCGACTGGCCGAGCAGACCACCGGAGAATTGCGCACCGCGGTGGTCAGCGCCGCCGACCCGGTGGACCGCACCACCGGCCGGCTCGTCCACCTGCCCGACGCCCCCTTCCTCGTCGGCGACCTCGACCCGCCCGCCGTCCTGGCCACCCGCGTGACCGGTCCCGTCCTGGTGGACAACGACGTCAACTGGGCCGCCCGCGCCGAGCACCACGCCGGCTGCGCCGCCGGTGTCGACGACTTCATCTATCTCCACCTCGGCGAAGGCCTCGGCTGCGCCGTGGTCAACGACGGCGCCGTCCGGCGCGGCCACCACGGACTCGTCGGGGAGATCGCCCACCTCTGTACGGCAGGCCCCGACGAAACGGCCATGCCCTTCACGGAGGTCTTCGCCGCCCTCGGCCTGCGCCGGCCCGCCTCCACCGCCATCGACGTCACCGCCCTCCAGGCGCTCCTTGACGGAGACGACAAGCAGACAGAGCAGACCTGCACCGCCCTCGCCCGCGCGATCGGTGGAGTGCTGGCCGCGGCCGTCTCCCTCGCGGACCCGCAGATGATCGTCATCGGGGGCGAATGGGGCGGCCACCCTCGCATGGTCACCGCGATCGACGACCACTTCAGCCACACCCCGCGGCCCGTCCCCGTCACCGCCGCCGCACTGGCCTCACCCGAACTGGCCGGCGCACGCACCCGCGCCGTGGAAGAACTCCGCTCACTCATCGTCCAATCGGCGCTTCCCACCGCGGACCAGTGA
- a CDS encoding helix-turn-helix domain-containing protein: protein MPVAPARPIAPTAAERERLKKMAYGHKTGHRPRMRAQVVVHAARGRSNARVARETGLHLDTVRTWRDRFDDQGIAGLTDRRRPGRPAAFTPLQRAQVTALACQLPAESSAPLSPWSAPEPAGRPSCAASAAFVSASTVRRWLKADAQTVSRARPHTTHGAIPTGKATPGGLFTGLYQPFCRRRGQ from the coding sequence ATGCCCGTTGCTCCGGCTCGCCCGATAGCCCCGACCGCCGCCGAGCGCGAGCGGCTGAAGAAGATGGCCTACGGCCACAAGACCGGGCACCGGCCGCGGATGCGCGCGCAGGTCGTCGTGCACGCGGCGCGCGGACGCTCCAACGCGCGCGTGGCCCGAGAAACCGGCCTGCACCTGGACACCGTGCGGACCTGGCGGGACCGGTTCGACGACCAGGGCATAGCCGGGCTGACCGACCGCCGCCGCCCGGGACGCCCGGCCGCCTTCACGCCTCTGCAGCGAGCCCAGGTCACCGCGCTGGCCTGCCAGTTGCCCGCCGAGAGCAGCGCACCGCTTTCGCCCTGGTCAGCTCCCGAACCGGCCGGGAGGCCATCGTGCGCGGCATCGGCGGCCTTCGTGTCCGCATCCACGGTCCGCCGCTGGCTGAAGGCCGATGCACAGACGGTATCCCGTGCCCGTCCGCACACGACCCACGGCGCAATCCCCACCGGGAAGGCAACGCCTGGAGGTCTATTCACGGGGCTTTACCAGCCTTTCTGTAGAAGGCGAGGGCAGTGA
- a CDS encoding protein-glutamine gamma-glutamyltransferase, with the protein MYKRQRFLAFATLGAVMCTAGFMPSVSQAASSGHGEKKGSYAETHGLTADDVKNINALNERALTLGQPGKSPAELPPSASAFFRAPDFVGDREIPPAEPLNRMPDAYRAYGGRATTVVNNYIRKWQQVYSHRDGKQQQMTAEQRDKLSYGCVGVTWVNTGPYPTNKLAFAFFDEDKYKNDLKNTRPRPNETYAEFEGRIAKDAFDERKGFKRARDVASIMNKALENSHDEGTYIDNLKTELGNKNDALRYEDSRSNFYSALRNTPSFRERDGGNYDPSKMKAVIYSKHFWSGQDQWGSSDKRKYGDPDAFRPDQGTGLVDMSKDRNIPRSPANPGEGWVNFDYGWFGAQTEADADKTIWTHGNHYHAPNSDLGPMHVYESKFRNWSAGYADFDRGTYLITFIPKSWNTAPAKVKQGWP; encoded by the coding sequence ATGTATAAACGTCAGAGATTTCTTGCCTTCGCCACTTTGGGTGCGGTCATGTGCACCGCTGGATTCATGCCGTCGGTCAGCCAGGCCGCCAGCAGCGGCCACGGGGAAAAGAAGGGGTCCTACGCCGAAACGCACGGCCTGACGGCGGATGACGTCAAGAATATCAACGCACTGAACGAAAGAGCTCTGACTCTGGGTCAACCTGGCAAGTCTCCGGCGGAATTGCCGCCGAGCGCCAGCGCGTTCTTCCGGGCCCCCGACTTTGTCGGCGATAGGGAAATACCTCCCGCCGAGCCGCTCAACAGGATGCCTGACGCGTACCGAGCCTACGGAGGTAGGGCCACTACGGTCGTCAACAACTACATACGCAAGTGGCAGCAGGTCTACAGTCACCGCGACGGCAAACAACAGCAAATGACCGCAGAGCAGCGAGATAAGCTGTCCTACGGTTGTGTTGGCGTCACCTGGGTCAATACGGGCCCCTACCCGACGAACAAATTGGCGTTCGCGTTCTTCGACGAGGACAAGTACAAGAACGACCTGAAAAACACCAGACCCCGACCCAATGAAACGTATGCGGAGTTTGAGGGACGCATCGCCAAGGACGCCTTCGACGAGAGGAAGGGTTTCAAGCGGGCGCGTGATGTGGCGTCCATCATGAACAAGGCCTTGGAAAACTCCCACGACGAGGGTACGTACATCGACAACCTCAAGACAGAGCTCGGGAACAAGAATGACGCTCTGCGCTACGAGGACAGCCGCTCGAACTTTTACTCGGCGCTGAGGAACACACCGTCCTTCAGAGAAAGGGATGGAGGCAACTACGACCCATCCAAGATGAAGGCGGTGATCTACTCGAAGCACTTCTGGAGCGGGCAGGACCAATGGGGCTCCTCTGACAAGAGGAAGTACGGCGACCCGGATGCCTTCCGCCCCGACCAGGGCACAGGCCTGGTCGACATGTCGAAGGACAGAAATATTCCGCGCAGTCCCGCCAATCCTGGCGAAGGTTGGGTCAATTTCGACTACGGTTGGTTTGGGGCTCAAACAGAAGCGGATGCCGACAAAACCATATGGACCCACGGCAACCACTATCACGCACCCAATAGCGACCTGGGCCCCATGCACGTATACGAGAGCAAGTTCCGGAACTGGTCTGCCGGGTACGCGGACTTCGACCGCGGAACCTACCTGATCACGTTCATACCCAAGAGCTGGAACACCGCCCCCGCCAAGGTGAAGCAAGGCTGGCCGTGA
- a CDS encoding PPOX class F420-dependent oxidoreductase, translating to MPQDEWRSFVLTGTRTGKLATNRKDGRPHVTPVWFLLDEEADGQVVFTTWHKSLKYKALCREPRFSLCVDDQEPPYGYVTLECTAELTDNPSELLSWATRIGARYMGYDHADAYGRRNSVPGEYLVRATVDRAIAFHGIAD from the coding sequence ATGCCCCAGGACGAATGGCGCTCATTCGTCCTCACGGGAACACGTACCGGCAAACTGGCCACCAACCGCAAGGATGGCCGCCCGCACGTCACCCCCGTCTGGTTCCTCCTCGACGAGGAGGCCGATGGCCAGGTGGTCTTCACCACCTGGCACAAATCATTGAAGTACAAAGCGCTATGCCGCGAACCGCGCTTCTCCCTGTGCGTCGACGACCAGGAGCCGCCCTACGGCTACGTCACGCTGGAGTGCACGGCCGAACTCACTGACAACCCAAGCGAGTTGCTCTCCTGGGCAACCCGTATTGGAGCGCGCTACATGGGATACGACCACGCTGACGCCTACGGGCGACGTAACTCCGTGCCAGGCGAGTACCTGGTGCGCGCCACTGTCGACCGCGCCATCGCCTTCCACGGCATCGCAGACTGA
- a CDS encoding PadR family transcriptional regulator encodes MLDLATLGFLYEEPLHGYELRTRITRLTGHVRAISHGTLYPAIKRMEKAGLLVRESQPGAAAAPRHMLSLTDQGKQALLEQLRKPDDPFITDENRWFTLLAFLRHLPDREAQANVLRRRLAFLREPSSFFYSGDRPLSIKDVDDPFRRGVLTIAKATSQAELAWLEETIEALSPH; translated from the coding sequence ATGTTGGATCTCGCCACCCTGGGCTTCCTCTACGAAGAGCCCCTTCATGGCTACGAGTTGCGCACCCGCATCACTCGGCTGACCGGTCACGTCCGAGCGATCAGCCATGGCACCCTGTATCCGGCCATCAAGCGCATGGAGAAAGCTGGCCTGTTGGTTCGCGAGTCGCAGCCCGGTGCCGCGGCCGCCCCCCGGCACATGTTGAGCCTCACCGATCAAGGCAAACAGGCCCTGCTGGAACAACTCCGCAAGCCCGACGATCCCTTCATCACCGACGAGAACCGCTGGTTCACGCTCCTCGCCTTCCTGCGCCACCTGCCGGATCGGGAGGCACAGGCAAACGTGTTGCGCCGGCGCCTCGCCTTCCTCCGGGAACCGAGCAGCTTTTTCTACAGCGGGGATCGCCCCCTGAGCATCAAGGATGTCGACGACCCCTTCCGACGCGGCGTCCTCACCATCGCCAAGGCCACCTCGCAGGCCGAACTCGCCTGGCTGGAAGAGACCATCGAAGCCCTGAGCCCCCACTAG
- a CDS encoding MFS transporter: MLALILLLVFAVANILGALAPSFSMLMSARALGALTHSTFAAVCILIAVRLSPPDRRASAIAWVAGGLGLATVLGGPIGTAIGEEWGWRATFWCVAGAAVVGFAALSLLVPGRLGRGESDSMRSELGILRRPQVLCALAVTAVSQGGWFMLYSYISPLLQNVTGFGAGVATILLFVFGFGGFVGNALGGKLADRTLRGTLGGMLVLLAVTLSVLSFVAGSKVVVPVAVFLIGLASGALVPPLQSWVLGAAGGGSALALAANTSAFNLGNALGSWSGSQFLDSGTDVTALAWIGAIVVVVVALLGALAALGRRRERGTTSA, translated from the coding sequence GTGCTGGCGCTGATCCTGCTACTCGTATTCGCCGTTGCAAACATTCTCGGAGCCCTCGCGCCATCCTTCTCCATGCTCATGAGCGCCCGTGCCCTGGGCGCACTGACCCACAGCACCTTCGCTGCCGTGTGCATCCTCATCGCCGTGCGCCTCTCACCGCCGGACCGTCGGGCCTCCGCTATCGCCTGGGTGGCAGGCGGGCTGGGCTTGGCCACTGTGCTGGGCGGGCCCATCGGCACCGCGATCGGTGAGGAGTGGGGCTGGCGGGCCACGTTCTGGTGCGTGGCCGGCGCGGCCGTCGTCGGGTTCGCCGCCCTCTCCCTCCTGGTACCCGGCCGACTGGGCCGTGGCGAGAGCGATTCCATGCGCAGCGAGCTGGGCATCCTGCGCCGTCCACAGGTGCTATGCGCGTTGGCGGTCACCGCGGTTTCCCAGGGTGGCTGGTTCATGCTCTACAGCTACATCTCGCCGCTGCTGCAGAACGTGACCGGATTCGGTGCAGGAGTGGCCACGATCTTGCTCTTCGTCTTCGGCTTCGGCGGCTTCGTTGGCAACGCACTGGGCGGCAAACTGGCTGATCGCACCCTTCGCGGCACACTGGGCGGCATGCTTGTCCTGCTGGCCGTGACGTTGTCGGTACTCTCCTTCGTTGCCGGGTCCAAGGTTGTCGTGCCGGTCGCCGTCTTCCTCATCGGCTTGGCGTCGGGTGCGTTGGTGCCCCCGCTGCAGTCCTGGGTGCTCGGTGCGGCGGGCGGTGGTTCCGCGCTGGCTCTGGCCGCCAATACCTCCGCTTTCAACCTCGGCAACGCCCTGGGCTCCTGGTCCGGATCGCAATTCCTGGACTCGGGGACGGATGTCACCGCGCTGGCCTGGATCGGTGCCATCGTGGTGGTGGTGGTGGCCCTCCTCGGCGCCTTGGCTGCCCTCGGCCGGCGCCGGGAGCGCGGTACCACCTCTGCCTAA